TTGATACTTTTAAAAAGATTTGTTGATGGTCTTGATTAATATCGATGGTTGGAAATTTTTTATCATAATCAATAACGATATCTCCTTTATCTTCAACTCCGTTTCCATCGGAATCCCAATTAATCGTAACGTAATACTTTACCGGATCTCCTTTCTTTACTTCCGGTTTAATTAGACTTTCGGGGTTGTTAGGTACAGGAAGTTCAATGGTAAAAGGAATTTTTTCCTGTGAATATTCTTTCTCTGCGATCAAGGTTGCCGGTACATCAGCCATATTAGCAGGTACCCCATACAAATTAACTTTAAGCTTTGCATTTTTGGGAATTACATTGTCTGTACCTGTAAACTCGATTTTTACATTTTTTCCCTGAGAAGCTTTATCTGTTGCTATTGCTTCTTTTTTGGGAGCATTGCAACTTACCAGCAATAGGGCGCCCAGACTCATTAAGGTTATAAATTGTTTCATCTTAAATTTGTTTTAGAAACTAAATTTATGAAAAAAAACCACAAGTAGGGATATATTTTATTAACGTTTCATATCCTGCTCTTTTGAAGACAGAATATTCCACTTGTTTTCTTTTAGCTGAAAAATGGTAGTATTTATTTTACAGCAACCTAATGGCGCAATGGTTGTCAAAGTTTTATTGTTACTATCTATAATTTTTGGAAAGGCTCCTTCGTTTAAAGGAAATTCTTTATTCATTTTAAATGTGCCATCATTTTTATCCTGGAAATAGTAAGAGTATACAGGTCCACCATTGCCTCCGGAATCATACAGAATGGCAAAATCTTCAAGCTGATCAAAGTTAAAATCAGCAATGATAAAATCATGATAATTTTCGATTCCTTCTTTTATTTTTTCTCCGGATAAGAAATAATTAATTCTGTTTAAACTCAAAGAATCTTCAACGACAGGCCACGTCCCTGGTGTATACATGATTTCCTGGAAACCCTTATTATTTTTAAAGATGTTAATTTTTAATTGAACAGGTCTGTTTTCGTCATCTTTAGCAGCAACACTAACCTTAAAATCAAAATTTTCATTTTTAGATGTTTTGACTTCTTTTTTTTCTGTTGTAGGGTTTTCTGAGCCTTGTCCTTTTTCAGGGGTAGGCTTACTGCAATTTATAAAGAAAATGGAAGTTAATATAATACTTAATAGGGTTGTTTTCATTCTTACATTAAAAGGTTTAAGTATATTTTTAATTGATCATTACTGCGCCATTCGATCCAAAATATCTGGTTATTTCTGGTTATGTTTTTAACCTGTAACCAGGTGCCCTGGATTTTCAGTACTTCGATTTCATCATCAGGTTTCCAGTTTTTTATATCTAGTATTTTGCCATTAATTGCTTCACGCGGAGGATTTTTTTTAGGATCTTTCGTTTCAATACTAGTTATCTGATCCTCCAAAAAATCCTTCCAGCTATAAAATAAATAGTTTTCTGAAGGTTTTATATAGGCATAATTATTTTTGGATGTTACCACCTTGTAAAACTTATCATTTTTTTCTACACAGCTGAAGAAAAGAATACCATAATCTGCCTTATTAAGAAGAGGAATAATATCTTTTCCTGGTTGTGCTTTTTTTATTTTAATATGAGATAAGGATTTATCAGTATACAGAGCAATATCCTTATCCGTTTTTACTAATTGTACCAGACCTATCCCAATAGTTTGTATTAAATCATCATTCTGATAATTTAGCGCTCTTTTCTCCTGGCTTTTAAAATTATTAAAAAATAATAAAACAAACGCTATGAGTGTATAAAGGGAAAAATTTGTTTTCATCATATTTGTTATCTTAATCCTAAATGGAAATGATCCTGGTGAACTGAAGTCGCCTTACCGGTAGTATGCTTGATATCTTTTTTATAAGCATAGTTTTTATTAAAGCCCCATTTGGTTCCCACCAGGAGTATATTTTCCAAAACTTCAATAAATTTCTCTTCTGTTTTATAGGCTTCTTTTGCATCACTCCATAAAGTTTGGCCACCGTTTGAACTACCCGGATATCTTATGTCGATGTCATTTCCTGCTTCATTATGTCCGGAGTGTCCTATATTTCGTCCATCATTTGCAGATATATCATTGAAATACAAGGTTTCAGAAAAATTATTTTTAGGTAATGAATAAAAGAATCCTAATAATGCTGCACATACATCTTCCGCAACCCAGTTATCGCCTCCTCTGTCTCTCGTTCCGAATCTACCCCAATTAGGTCCTGTCTCTGGAAAAGGTAATAGGTTATGCTCATTTTTCTCCAGTGTAATTGTTTTCACTAATTGGTTATTGTCATAGATATCATATTGGTATTTTTTAGATGTATCGCATTTCATAACCTTAGGGCAAGTGTATTTATCTACATCAATTTTGTATTTATTAATATCTCCTGCCACTGCTTTAACTTCGTCACAACACTTTTCACCAAATTCTTTGAGAAATCCTTTTTTAAGATGTAAATGATTTGTTGGCCCTTTTAATTCTTCCTGATAGAATTGCTCATATTTTTTCAAAACATGATCAAGTGCTTCTTCTCTTTGACCATATCCTGCTCCCGGTAAACTTGCCCACTCAGTTCTACACTTACTGATGGCTCCTTTGATATCGTCTTTCTTAATTAAATCTAATGCTTTTTTCTTTTCTTTAATCAGGTATACACAATATTTATCCTGGCTTTCAGGTGAAAAATCTGTGATACCATGATTGGTTCTCCATGTTGCAAAACCGTTATCCTGCCAATTCTTTTTTGTAATCTGGTAGGCTCCGGCGGCTGAAGAATAGTCATTTATTTGATCTATCCAGACCATTACTTTAGGGTGGTCACTGAAATCTTTTCCATGATCTTTTAATGTACTTCCTCCTACAATTCTTGAATAACCTCCTTCATCCTGTGTACCTTCACCCACCCTTAGCATTCTCATGAATGCTCTTACTTTTGCTTCACATTCACATACTCCGTCTTCATTTTTTCCTGTTGATAAGGATTCTCTTCCAACTTTTACCGCAGCTTTGTTTTCTACCATATTAGGAAGGCTGGCAGTTGCATATAAGATAGCCATATCGGAATGATCAAGATACACTGCCCTTTCCTTGGCTTCTTTTCCTTCTCCTTCTGTTACCTTAATAATGGCGGAAATTTTAAAATAATTTTTAGGCTTTCCTAATTTCGCAGGATCAACTTTTAATATAAGCTCACCTTTTTTATTGATTTTGCCTGTTTGTGTATTGAAAAAAGTCTCTTTAGAAAATTTTTCTTTTACGTCTTTCCAGTCTTTCCATTGTCTAGGACTCCATGCTATTCCGAAATATATGTCTGATTTTGTAATAAAATGTACCTCAACATTTTTGTCTACCATATTGATGGCGTAAATTTTAAAATAGAGCGGAGTGGTGATGGGGGAGTTGTATCTTTTCTCAGTGTCTGATGCATCACAAAAATAAGCATCCACGATTTTGGGAACATCAGAAACTATAAGAGAAGAGGCGAGTGCCTTATCTGCATTCTGAATGATGAGCGAAGGGTTTGTGGATTTCATTTTAAAGAACAATTCTCCTTTTTTAGTTACTCCCTTGCTTTCTATTTTCTGTTTTATAGAGTCATCTAACGTGAAAGGCCAGTAAACCGCTGTAGCAGTTTCATTTAAAGTTCCTGTCTTCTCAAAAATAATATTACTTCCCGTGCTGTCATTATCGTATACTTCCAGTTTTACTTCCTCACCTTGTAATCCCTCATATCTTACATAAGCAGATATATCCTGGCCATAGCCGGCCTCTTTTATAATATTCCCGCTGCTTCCGTCATTATCCATCCATTTTGCAGTATCCGCAATTACTTTGGGCTGAATAACATCCAAAGATAAAGGCTTTTCACAATTTCTACCTCCCATACTGCAATTGATAGTATATTTTCCGGGAACTAAAAACTTATATGAAAATTTTTCACCTGTGCCTCCTGCCGTAACCGGACCTGTGATCTTCCAGATAATAGGTCCGTCTTTTGAAGCATCGTAGTCTTTAATAAGCATTTTGCTTATTTCAAATAAAATATTGACTCCAACTTTTGGTTTTTTATCATATTTTATTTCGGTGACCACATTATTTTTTACTTCGAAACGCCAGTCGTCATCTTCGTCTTTTGCTCGTTTTCCCGTAGCGTTGGCAACTTTGCTATAGGCTTCCACAACATATTTTCCAGGCACCATAAGCAGATTGCCAGGTATTGTAATGCTTTTACCTGTGCCCTGTAATATTCCGTTTAAATTCCACTTGATCTCTGAAGACTCATCTGAAGTAAGGTCATAAAGAGGATTGTTTCCGAAGTTATATTTCATTTTCGAAACACTGAATGACATTGCGGTTCCCGGTCTTACTACTTCGGCACCATGGCTTATTCCGATTACAGCATTACCCTCAGTTTCTCCGGACATTTGTTTTTCTATAACGTTTCCTGTATCATTTATATACCGGGCTATAATAGTATATTTTGCCTGGGTATTTTGAGGAGTAAACGTCAATGTATCTCCATCTTGAACAGCATCCGTAACAACATTTCCGCTTCCATCAAGTAAAGATAATGTAAGTCTTGATTTTTCTTCTTCAGTGAGATCAGGAATAAAAAATTTAGCTTTAAAGACAGAAGGAACACCGCGTCTGAATTTTCTGTTTTTAGAAGGATCAATCCTTGTCGAAAAATCTCCTGATGCACACTGTATATCGAGCAGAGTGTTTTCTACCACTTCAATATCGATTGAGCATGAAGGGTCACATTTGTCATATTTTCCTTTTTCAAAATCAGGACTTTTAGGCTTCCCATATCCTTCTACTCTGAATTTGCCTGTTTCCGCAAAGCTCTGTGAAAACTCAGTTCCGATTTGTTCTTTGAGAAGAATCCTGTCTTCTTTTTTACCCTGATGATTCTTGTAAACCATCCAGGAGGTAAGCTGCTTGTTTCCGCTCTTCAGGTTGGCTTTGAAATCAGTTTCTTCATTTTTTCGAAGATAAATGATATCTTTTTTACCTTTTGAATCGATTTCTTTAAAATCTTTTCTGTTTTCTATTTTTGTAAGCGTTATAGAAGTAACTACAGGATATTCCTCTTTTTTCTTAGGCTGTGCTACTGCAGGATTTACCATGGCAAGCTCTAAGGGATTGGTATTATCTGCATGTGCGTTACTTACAGAATCGGTCTGTCCATGTTTGTCTATGGTTATTTTGCCCCCAACCATACATTGCAATTCGGATATTTCTGTAAGAGTATTTTTGCCCATTACCTGTGTGCTTTCATAGGTTTTGCTCCATTTGGGTGCTGGAGCCAGAGCGCAAGGCAGGTTGCCTCCGGCAGAGGGCTTAAGGGTACATTTTCCGAATGTTGCTACCGGTGGATTGAAGGTTTTGTCCTCTTCCGTAGCAGCCAGCTTACTGCTATCGTCATTAAGAACAATTATTTTATGAGTGGTTACTTGAAGGTCAGCGGTTTGTTTTGGATTTTCAGCTTTATCACAAACACATTTTGCATTATGTACGACAAAGTATTTTCCATCGTGATCACTTTTAGCAGCGTTCTCTTCTTTTTTCTGCTCTTCTTCCTTCTTTTTTTCCTCCCCTTGTTTTTGTTCGGCATTTTTTTGTTCTTCAGCAGGGTCGGGTGGAGGAGTTTCTCCGTTCATCTCATATATTTCCTCTTTTGACGGAGTCAGGAGATTAAACCCCGGATAGGGAACATTCGGAACCTTTGGGTCAGCTCCTGCATTTTGATCATGGTATTGTTTGAGCTTAGTCCAGTCTTTGATACCCAATTTTTTGGCTATATCCTGTAACGTCTCACCGCTCTGAACCTTATATGGGATGGAAGCTGCCATATCGTTATTTTGTTTGTATGGTTATAATGTGTTGGTAATAGAATTTATCTTCTACTTCTATACAGACATCGGTTTCGGCTGATTCAATCCTTGCTGTTTTACCCGTGTAGCTGATATTATGTTTAAAATCTGCATAGAGAGGGACGTTTTCTTTCTCAAAATCAACGGCATATTCATGTTGATGAATATATCTGATAACGTCATTCATAATTTCCTGGGCATTATCTATTTTAGGTTCAAAGAATAGGGTGTTTTTTTCCTTTTCATAGAAAGTTTCTCCCTTCCATTGTGATGTCCCGATCGGAAGTATCTTCCAGGAAGTGTCATATTGCCTTTTATTGTTGAATTTTTGCATACTGGCTTCAGCAACTTTCATGAAATGGAGCTCTCGGATAAATTGCATAAGTTTTTCTTCAGTTTCTGTAGCATTGAAAAAATGATTCCGGATATGATCTGTGCCTTCTCCATTATAAACAGATCGTATTTCTGAGTCCGTTTTTTGTATGCGTTTTTTTATCTGATTTATATTGTGGATGCTAAGTTTGTAGTTTTCTATTTTACAGTGAATAGGAAATAATGCTTCCATATAACTGTTTGATATTTCAAGGAACTTCGTATCTATTTTTTTATTATTTACTTTAAGATTCGTCCTGCTGATAGATACATCATAATCTTCATCCTCTTTGGTTTCCACGTATAATGTATAAGACAGTAAGGCTTCATGTTCCTCTCTTCCTATTTTCACGGTACATTTATCCTGTAAAAAATAAGTGGATGTAGGGAATATGTCAGCTTTAGAAGGTATCATTGCGTTCTTATAATTGTGGTTAGAAAAACATTCCTATTGATGTTAGTGATTAAGAGCTTTTATGGCCTGAGCATTGTTAATGGTATATAACGCAAAAACTGAAATAATACTTAAAATATATAATACAAACAGTATCAATAACTTCATTGTTTTTTTGTTGTCCTTTTCCTTTCGTAAACTCAATATCTGAATTAAAAAGAGGATAGGATAAATAAAAGCCATAGCTATAAAAAAGACGAAAAGATAAGTCATTAGTAAAGAAAACACGGCCTGGAGGTTTGAAGTGTCAAAGCTTCTGTTGAAATAGGTATGTGCTGGTTTATCCCAGTAATAAATAAATGTAAGGATAGCAAATGCCACAAATATGACTACCTGAATATTGAAAATTGTTTTCCAGTTCTTTATTATAAAATTATTTATCATAATCCGTTCGTTAGTTATATCATTGAGTTATTTTCCGGCTACATACCCGAAATATCCGTCTTCAAAAGGATCAAAAGATACAGTCCATACCTTACTGATATCCCCCCATGTAAACAGGGTCAATATCACTTTTTCATTTTTTTCATCTAATGTAACTCCCTTAAGTCCTACCCAGTGGTTAGGAATCGTAAATGTACCTTTGCTGTTATTCTGAAAATTACCGGCAGTAATAAGGAGGCCAATACTATAGTCACTGGTGAGAAGCCCGGACAATTCATTTGCCGAACTTTTTGCACTTGCCCATTTACTTGTCACAAGGTTGGTCTCATTTTTCACATCAGTGTAAGAAAGAATGTTCTTCATCATGCTTGCCACTTCGTGAGGAAGTGTGAGTCCAGTACCTCCTTCTACAAAACCGCCTGCACTTGTACCGTCGGGATCGTAATCAAAAACACTATTCAAATAGTCCTTAATGGTGAATAAAAATATAAAGTCAGCATAAGACATTTTTCCACCATTGCTGTTATTCGGATAGCTGGCATCGGAATCTTTCACTTTGATAAGGTGCTCATCCTTATCCAGTTTAATTTTATATTGAGTAGACGGAACTATAGCTTCACCCGTACGGTGCATGTCTAAAATTATTTTTTCGTAATCAGAGGGTTTCTGGATAGCCAGAAAGTGCCCGATCAGTGCAATAGCACACATTGAGCTTTGTCCCTGATCTATATCTTTTCCGGTATTCATCCTTTGCTGGATTTCCGATTTTAATGTTTTGCGGTCAAAAAACCGGAATCTGTTGTGTTTGAAAAGGGTTAATTTTCCTTCATTATCTACATCGTTGATATATGCTTTGATCTCCAGATTATTTCCACATCCGTTGGCATCATTAAATGTTATACTGATTTCTTCACCAGTATTGGGACCTTCCAAAGCATTTTTGTAGAATTTACCTGTTTCAGTATCTGTATAGCTAACCGCCCACCGAATCATACTAGGATCCTTTGGTGCATCGTTGGTATATGTTTCTACTTTGAATGTATAGGTCTTTCCGTATACAAGCCCTGACTTTTCCTTGATCGTTTTACTTCCGTCGTTTAAAGAACCATCATCCAGGTCAGAAATCAGCTTAATACTTTTGACTTGCGTTGCCTCAATCCCTTTTCTGGGAATGTTGGTCTTTTCATCAAATACTACACCTGCGCCCATGGTTGCTTTTAGTTTTTGTATTATTGTTCAAACTCAAAATCTTCTTCCTTGTTTGAAAGAACATCATAAACCACATTACCTCTTTCGGTTATATAAAAAATATCCCTGTTTCCTTTATCATATCTGATATAAGCGATGAGATCCTGGTTGTGACCGTCTAATCCTTCTCTTCCAGCCTTATACTGTTGATTCAGAACATCTGTTTTTTTATAGATATAAACAGAGTATAACTGATAGTTCTTAATATCTGTCCCTGCTGTTTTGTCATCAATTTTCTTTTTCAATTTTTCATATTCATCAACGTCGTATGAAAAATTTCCTTCTACATAAAAATAGTCGATTCTATTTTTATTTTCTCCTGCTTTAAACTCGTAGGTAACGGGAGATAAAGCAACTAACTGAAAGTCTTCCGACTTGTTTTGGATACATGCCACAAATAATGTTAATAAAATGATTAAGTTTTTCATGATAAATTTAGTCCTTATCGGAATTGCCATTTAAATCTACGCTTTTTTCCATTTCTGTAATGAAAGGTCTTGCCGTTCTGTAATGCTGTAGAATATACCAGGCTTTGAAAAAATCTCCGGTATGGTATTGCGGGATAATGTCACCACCATGTTTTACGATATCATCCCAATCCAGACCATAGTGATCGTAAAACGTATATTTCAGCTTTCCGCTCCATACTTTGGTACATTTGTTATAAGAATAATCCAGGATTTCTGCTTTGGCACTCCATACCTGATGTACTGTAATCCCTAATCCTGATACTTTATCCCAGAATGACGAAAAATTTAAAAGTCCCATCGAAATAACTCCCATTGCAGCTGGATCATAATTACTTTTTTTCAGCTCCTTTTTAAAATCCGTTAGAAATTTATTATGATAAGTGATAAAGGCATCATTGCCTGCAATTTTTTTATTCAGAACATCACTCTTATAAGTTCCACCTGTGCCCTTTTTAAACCGATCCGACATTTCCAGGGCTACAGTTTCCATATCACCAATAGATAAAGACTTCATCAGCTGATCCAGATATGCTCCTAATGTTGCATCATTTAATTTAAAAACCGGATCATTTTGTATGGAGGCGGAAGATGCCGGCTTATCGGCAAAATACATGTCTTCGGCCTTTGTTCCGTCAAAATTGAATCCAGGATCCCTTTTGGCCTTGCCAATGAGCTTCTGGCTTATTCGGACTACCCCTTCTTTGCATCCTTCATCACCTTTTCCATCTTTTCCGAAACCTTGTAATATGGCACGTTTCTGACTTGAGAGCTCAAGATTTTGCTTCGTAGCCTCAATAATTACATGTTCCGATTCTTCATTGGAAACTTTGCATAGATTAGTATAGTTATTACTGACCTGTATATTGATATTATTAGCTTTTTTTACAATGGCCATATCACTGTTTTTAATGTGAATTTCCTTGCTCTCCGCTTTGAGATTTTACGGTTTTCTCACTTTGTAAGATCATATTTTCTTTAGTACTCACAACGGTAACCTTTTCAGCATAAGAGTCGCTCTTTTTGGACTGAACATTTCTTTCATTTTCAGCAATCTCTGTTCTCATATCAGAAGACTCATGAATATTTCCTGTAGCAGTTTGTAAAAGGTCTCTTCCGGCTGTATCAACCATGTTTACTCCCGCATTCGATACGATATTGACATTTGCTGTAGCAAATATATTGCTGCCCGCTATGGAAGTAATATCATTTCCTGCGGACATTCTTATATTGTTTCCTGCAGTAAAGGTCATATCTTTTGGGGCATTCACAATAATGCTTCCTTTTCCATCCATAAAGTAGGTATTCCCACTCGGATCTTCTATGTAGATACTTCCTTCTGCGTCATTAAAAATTACCTTATTTCCACTTCGCGTTTGTATCGATTTTATATGATTGTTAACGCCTCCTCCTAAACCAACAGCTCCATGAAACATTCCACCCATGGCGAAAGGAAAGTCGGGATGATGATATTCAAAGCCAACCATTACCTGATCTCCAACTTCCGGAATCGCTACAAACCCTCTGTTTTGAGTGATTACATCTGTCCCTCCGGCATCAGGGCTCATCATTCTTATAAAATGAGTGGTGTCATTTAGCTGCCAGTCAAATTGTACTTGTATCCGTCCCTGATTTAACGGATCTGTATTGGAAACTACTGTGGCAATCTGTGGTTCTGCACTTGGGGTAATAAATTCCGGTTTTGGAATAAATCCGGTCCCCTCGGCTATTGCTTCAAATGATCCTGTATAGATACCTCTGGTATTAACTTCATGAGAGACTTCAGTGATCATAAGCTTGGTGAAATAAGTCGTCTGGTTGCTATCCGGTTTTCTCATTTCTATATCTGCAACACAACCAGGATGTAAAAAAGGAACAGAGGTTGTCCCTGATACGGTAAAGACTTCTACTGCAGCACTTCCTGCAGCACTTTTTTGGGAATCATCAACATTTAACGACATATTGGCATTAATTGGAGATGGGTTCAGTGAACGGGTTTTATAGATGTCATTATTAAGATCATAAGCTTTGGCAGCAAGCTGTCCCAAATGCTTTATGCTTGCAGATGTACTTAATAATTTTGTGTGATTACTGCTGTTATATCCAAAAAACTCCGGTTTAGTATGCACCGCTCTCAGTTCCACGGAAACATCACTTACATTACTTCCGTAAGTAAGGCGTATGGGTTGATCTTTGGGTGGAAGTTTACCGAAATACAGTGTTTCGCCATCATAATAGAATTGCTCTCCGTAGGTTTCGGCAAGCCTCGCAAGGTAATTGTAATGGGTTTCCTTGTACTGGACGCTGTAATTAATATAGCTTTTGTTCTGGGTATCAACTTTATAGTCAAATTTACCTGAATTAAGGGTCTCCTTTAAAATCCTATCGGCAATGATAGAAGTATTCACCGGTTTATCACCTCCAAAGCTTTGTGTATGTGGAGCGGAATCCATTAAAATAGTAGGGCTGTATCCTTTCAGAACAATATTGCCTAAACTCATTTTTTCCTGACTAAAGGCCACTTTGGTAATGAGTCCAACGAAAGTTTGTTCAGGACTCTCATTTTCAGCATCCTTATATTTAAAAACGACCGTTAAGCGTTTTCCGAGAAACTGCTGAGCCTGATCAAGCTCATGATTTTGCAAAGACCCTAAAGAATCGTGAGCTAAGGTCAACTCAAAGCTATGATGTCTTCTTGTACTTTGCTGTAAGCGGAAGTGTTTGAAATGGTTAATAATTTTACCTTCAATCACTACGTCCAGCTTCACCACACGCTGTACTCCTGCAATATGATTTTCAGCAATTTTATCTGCGTTGGTAGTCTTATTTTTCATTCTTATGTTTTTGGTGTTCACTTACTAAATTAGAAATGTTTTCCAATTCAAGTTGATTAATTTTGTTAAATTTTAAAAACTGTAGTAGAATTACGACTTTTATAGATGTAAATGTTTATTTTATAATCGTTATATTAAAAAACAAGTATAAAATATTTTATTTACTAACTGAACATTTTAAGTGCCCAAAGAGAATGATTAATTGTATAATATTCTCCCGGAGAGATAAAAAGATCATCCATAGGGATGATCTTTTATGTATAAATGTTTGTAGGCATTGATTATGCACCTGGCCAGATACCTTCATAGATACCGTTACCATAATGAATTTTTTCTGCACTTACGATGAAGCTGATCAGCATACTGTTGTCATCCACAGCATCAAAGTCTACTTCATGTTGAATTACATATCCGTTCTCCCATGTTAAAGTAATTAATGTTCCTTCTTCGTGAGATTTGTTGAAAGTAACTTCACCTGTTGTAGGCTTATATTTTCCGTTAAGTAAGCTTTCTAAGATGTCAGATTTTTCTGTAGCCTCGATCGTTAATTTGATGATTGCATTGGAAGGGTCAGAAGCTACACGTCCTGAAACGTCTGTAGATCTTGATACGCTGTAGTTAAGTTTTAATAATTTCTGACCTTCACTTCCGTTGAATTTTAAGATTCCTCTTGAATTTGCTGCCATAATGGTAAATTTTAATCGTTATTAAATATTATATAATTCAGTGATTATGTAGCAAATGTATAGTACTTTAATCGGACTCAAAAATTTTTAAAGACAAGATTTGATTTTTGTAGTGGTTCTACGATTTCATGTCGTAGTTCTACGATATTTTGTCGTAATTCTACG
The sequence above is drawn from the Chryseobacterium daecheongense genome and encodes:
- a CDS encoding PAAR-like protein; amino-acid sequence: MAASIPYKVQSGETLQDIAKKLGIKDWTKLKQYHDQNAGADPKVPNVPYPGFNLLTPSKEEIYEMNGETPPPDPAEEQKNAEQKQGEEKKKEEEQKKEENAAKSDHDGKYFVVHNAKCVCDKAENPKQTADLQVTTHKIIVLNDDSSKLAATEEDKTFNPPVATFGKCTLKPSAGGNLPCALAPAPKWSKTYESTQVMGKNTLTEISELQCMVGGKITIDKHGQTDSVSNAHADNTNPLELAMVNPAVAQPKKKEEYPVVTSITLTKIENRKDFKEIDSKGKKDIIYLRKNEETDFKANLKSGNKQLTSWMVYKNHQGKKEDRILLKEQIGTEFSQSFAETGKFRVEGYGKPKSPDFEKGKYDKCDPSCSIDIEVVENTLLDIQCASGDFSTRIDPSKNRKFRRGVPSVFKAKFFIPDLTEEEKSRLTLSLLDGSGNVVTDAVQDGDTLTFTPQNTQAKYTIIARYINDTGNVIEKQMSGETEGNAVIGISHGAEVVRPGTAMSFSVSKMKYNFGNNPLYDLTSDESSEIKWNLNGILQGTGKSITIPGNLLMVPGKYVVEAYSKVANATGKRAKDEDDDWRFEVKNNVVTEIKYDKKPKVGVNILFEISKMLIKDYDASKDGPIIWKITGPVTAGGTGEKFSYKFLVPGKYTINCSMGGRNCEKPLSLDVIQPKVIADTAKWMDNDGSSGNIIKEAGYGQDISAYVRYEGLQGEEVKLEVYDNDSTGSNIIFEKTGTLNETATAVYWPFTLDDSIKQKIESKGVTKKGELFFKMKSTNPSLIIQNADKALASSLIVSDVPKIVDAYFCDASDTEKRYNSPITTPLYFKIYAINMVDKNVEVHFITKSDIYFGIAWSPRQWKDWKDVKEKFSKETFFNTQTGKINKKGELILKVDPAKLGKPKNYFKISAIIKVTEGEGKEAKERAVYLDHSDMAILYATASLPNMVENKAAVKVGRESLSTGKNEDGVCECEAKVRAFMRMLRVGEGTQDEGGYSRIVGGSTLKDHGKDFSDHPKVMVWIDQINDYSSAAGAYQITKKNWQDNGFATWRTNHGITDFSPESQDKYCVYLIKEKKKALDLIKKDDIKGAISKCRTEWASLPGAGYGQREEALDHVLKKYEQFYQEELKGPTNHLHLKKGFLKEFGEKCCDEVKAVAGDINKYKIDVDKYTCPKVMKCDTSKKYQYDIYDNNQLVKTITLEKNEHNLLPFPETGPNWGRFGTRDRGGDNWVAEDVCAALLGFFYSLPKNNFSETLYFNDISANDGRNIGHSGHNEAGNDIDIRYPGSSNGGQTLWSDAKEAYKTEEKFIEVLENILLVGTKWGFNKNYAYKKDIKHTTGKATSVHQDHFHLGLR
- a CDS encoding DUF3289 family protein; the protein is MAIVKKANNINIQVSNNYTNLCKVSNEESEHVIIEATKQNLELSSQKRAILQGFGKDGKGDEGCKEGVVRISQKLIGKAKRDPGFNFDGTKAEDMYFADKPASSASIQNDPVFKLNDATLGAYLDQLMKSLSIGDMETVALEMSDRFKKGTGGTYKSDVLNKKIAGNDAFITYHNKFLTDFKKELKKSNYDPAAMGVISMGLLNFSSFWDKVSGLGITVHQVWSAKAEILDYSYNKCTKVWSGKLKYTFYDHYGLDWDDIVKHGGDIIPQYHTGDFFKAWYILQHYRTARPFITEMEKSVDLNGNSDKD
- a CDS encoding phage baseplate assembly protein V, which codes for MKNKTTNADKIAENHIAGVQRVVKLDVVIEGKIINHFKHFRLQQSTRRHHSFELTLAHDSLGSLQNHELDQAQQFLGKRLTVVFKYKDAENESPEQTFVGLITKVAFSQEKMSLGNIVLKGYSPTILMDSAPHTQSFGGDKPVNTSIIADRILKETLNSGKFDYKVDTQNKSYINYSVQYKETHYNYLARLAETYGEQFYYDGETLYFGKLPPKDQPIRLTYGSNVSDVSVELRAVHTKPEFFGYNSSNHTKLLSTSASIKHLGQLAAKAYDLNNDIYKTRSLNPSPINANMSLNVDDSQKSAAGSAAVEVFTVSGTTSVPFLHPGCVADIEMRKPDSNQTTYFTKLMITEVSHEVNTRGIYTGSFEAIAEGTGFIPKPEFITPSAEPQIATVVSNTDPLNQGRIQVQFDWQLNDTTHFIRMMSPDAGGTDVITQNRGFVAIPEVGDQVMVGFEYHHPDFPFAMGGMFHGAVGLGGGVNNHIKSIQTRSGNKVIFNDAEGSIYIEDPSGNTYFMDGKGSIIVNAPKDMTFTAGNNIRMSAGNDITSIAGSNIFATANVNIVSNAGVNMVDTAGRDLLQTATGNIHESSDMRTEIAENERNVQSKKSDSYAEKVTVVSTKENMILQSEKTVKSQSGEQGNSH
- the tssD gene encoding type VI secretion system tube protein TssD is translated as MAANSRGILKFNGSEGQKLLKLNYSVSRSTDVSGRVASDPSNAIIKLTIEATEKSDILESLLNGKYKPTTGEVTFNKSHEEGTLITLTWENGYVIQHEVDFDAVDDNSMLISFIVSAEKIHYGNGIYEGIWPGA